TCTTCCTCGATCGAGGCAAGGGCCTCCCTCTCGCGCGAGAGTTCAGCCGAGAGCGACTCTCGTAAGCCTCCCTCAGCCCCCAGCTTCTCGTCGATGTCAGAGATCGCTTTGTTGAGCTCCGATCTCTTCGCCGCCACGGCATCGAATTCCCGGACCGCAAGGCTCACCTCAAGCTCTTCGAGTTCCCGGCTGCACTCCCGGAACCTCTTTGCCTCGTCGGCCTTAGCCTCGAGCGGCTCGATCTGTCTTACGACCTCGCCCAGCACGTCGCGGAGACGCGCGATGTGACCCTCCACGACTGCGAGCCGCCTCGCGGCCTCAACTCGCCGGGCCTTGTACCTATGTGTGCCGGCCGCCTCTTCGAAGAAAGCCCTGCGCTCGTCGGAGCTCGCGCCCAGGATGGCATCGATCTTGCCTTGCTCTATTACAGAGTAACCTTCCCTGCCTGCCCCAGTGTCCATGAACAGGCTCTGGATGTCCCTCAAACGGCAAGGGACGCCGCAAATGGCGAACTCGCTCTCGCCGGACCGGTACGCGCGTCTCGTCACCGAGACCTCCATGAACTCCAAGGGAAGCTCTCCATCGGCGTTATCGAAAACAAGCGTCACCTCGGCAAAGCCCAGGGGTTTCCTCCCCCCTGAACCTGCGAAGATGACGTCTTCCATCCGCGTCCCACGGAGTATGCGCGCGCTTTGCTCTCCGAGAACCCATCTGATGGCGTCCGCGAGGTTGCTCTTGCCGCTCCCGTTCGGTCCGACAATGGCGGTCACGCCTGGCGAGAATTCGAGCTCAGTCCTGTCAGCGAAGGACTTGAACCCGTAAAGCTCCATCCTCTTAAGGTACAAGCCACATCCTCCCTGGGCCGGTCTCCCCGTCCCGTCACGCCTTGTCCTGAGTAAACCGCCACGAGTTCGAAGTTCGCGCTACTTTTCAGCGCGCAAGTCTTGGCCGCGGTTGCCGGCCTTGCCCTTGGGGGACGGCGCGCTTGCGGCGCGCCTCCTTCGAATTCGGCGCGCAAGACAGCCGAATTCCCCACGCCCCGTCGTGCAGGCACCGGCAACCCTGCCGCCGTCAAGACAAGAAAGGAGACGAAAACCTATGGCGCCATGCTTAGATGAACGCGGCTCGTGCGTCGCTTTCGCCGACCCGAATCGACACCGCTCGCCCCGTCTTGCACTGGTATTGTATCATAGCCCCAGCCAAAAGAGAATCATCCAGGAAAAGGCGTGATCCGACAGCCCGGCGCAAGCCTCACATGCACTTCCATGCACAGGTCGCGTCGCTTGCGCACCTTCTCGGGGATCTCGGGATGGACCAGGGACCCGTACCTATGGAGGAGACGCCGCAGCTTGGTCTTGACCCGGGTACGCGCGTTGTCCACAGACTTTGCGTCGAGCCCCATCGCCCTTCCAATCTCCCCAGTGGTGTACCCACGCAAAAGCAGCGCGGTGACTGCGTACTCCAGCATGGACAGGTGGCTCCGCAGCACCTGGTCCACGCGGGCGCTCGCCCACTCGTTCTCGACGACAGCCTCCGGGTCGATGTAGTCGCCGGCCAGGACGTCCATGATGGTCCTGGTCTCCTCCCTGTCCACGTACGAGTACAGCGATATCGCCTGGTTCAGGGCCCTTTGCTTGCTGCTGGTCTGACGCCGAAGGCTGTTGTATATCTTCCTCACGATGCACAGGTAGGCGAAGGAGCTGAACTTCACCCCGGGTTTGCCGGGATCGTACTGGCGGATGGCGTCGAGCAGGCCCAGAAGCCCGTCTTGAATGAGGTCCTCGAACTCCGTTCCGGGCAGGCCCGGTGCCGTGGTCCGCACTATGTGCTTCACCATGGGCACGTACTTCCGTATGAGGTCGTCCCGCGCCGTCTCCTGCCCCGACCTTGTCCGCCTCAGAAGTTCGAGGTCAAGCTCCTGGTTGGCGTCGGACATACCTCATCCCCCTCGACACGCCTTCTGCGCACCCGCTAAATATATACTGCTGGCCAAGGGGGAATATGATCTCTCAATGGGACAGGTCGCCCAAGGGCGTGGGTCAAGTCCTCGGAAGCCGCAAGCCCTTTCTTTTCACGTGGGCCGACACGAGCGGACGAAGCCACCGGGCATGTCAGGTCCGCTCCGAGCAGCAAAAAACAGCCCGGGCGCGGCCCTGCCGCGACCGCGGACTGCGGGACGTCCACCATCCGTTATGAAGGAATCAATGAATGCGTGAGAACACGCCGCGCCAGCATCACCTGGGCTCCACGATGAACTTTATGGCCGTCCTTTCCTCCCCATCTATTTGGATCTCGGCGAAAGCTGGAATGGTCACAAGGTCGATCCCGTTCGGCGCAACAAATCCTCGCGTGATAGCAATTGCCTTGACAGCCTGGTTCACGGCTCCCGCCCCGACCGCCTGAACCTCCGCGGACCCCCTTTCCCTGAGCACCGCGGCAAGGGCGCCTGCCACCGACTTGGGCTTTGATTGCGCTGACACCTTTAGTACCTCCACGCCTTCTACCTCCCGTTCCCAGGTTTTGGATGATGCGCTTCTTGCCATATGTATATTCAACGTGTTACCAGAAGATCCTCCGTTGGGCGTAATTTCTCGCTATTTCGGTATAACCGGTCGAACGCGTGGCCTTCTCGGCTCATACAGCCGGGGCATGAAGGGCGGGGGCTCGCCCTTCGCCTCCCTGATCGCCTCGCTCTTCCACACCAGCAGCCTCCGGTTGATCGCGTCCATGGTCGCCCGAGCCACAGCGTCCGTCTCATAGGTCCGCACGGGGGCGGTGCCTATGAGCCTCTCCTCTCCTTGCATGCCTACGGCGCTGATAGACACGAGCACCACATCCTGGTCGAGCATCTTGACGACCCTCACCTCACCGGCTGAGAGCATGCTCCGGGTTCGGAGAAACGCCTCCACCGCCGCGATGGTCGCCTGGGCCACCACTTGGTATTGGCCGTACCTCGTGG
Above is a genomic segment from Bacillota bacterium containing:
- a CDS encoding stage V sporulation protein S, translating into MEVLKVSAQSKPKSVAGALAAVLRERGSAEVQAVGAGAVNQAVKAIAITRGFVAPNGIDLVTIPAFAEIQIDGEERTAIKFIVEPR
- a CDS encoding sigma-70 family RNA polymerase sigma factor: MSDANQELDLELLRRTRSGQETARDDLIRKYVPMVKHIVRTTAPGLPGTEFEDLIQDGLLGLLDAIRQYDPGKPGVKFSSFAYLCIVRKIYNSLRRQTSSKQRALNQAISLYSYVDREETRTIMDVLAGDYIDPEAVVENEWASARVDQVLRSHLSMLEYAVTALLLRGYTTGEIGRAMGLDAKSVDNARTRVKTKLRRLLHRYGSLVHPEIPEKVRKRRDLCMEVHVRLAPGCRITPFPG